TGCCacttattatggttttaaaattgagaccaTTTAATTGAACGGTTCAAATCGAATCGAAttgtttaacacccttacctcATCGATCTTGTTCTGGACATTAGTCTTGGGTTTGATCATGGACACATAAAATCCAACAAAAGAaacttccctctctttccaaagGGACCTTCTTGATAAGGTCATATTGGATTCTTGATATCTAATTCATGACATATGTAACAAAGTAACAAAGTGGAGCCAGAGAATATATTACTGCAACAAAGATCTTAAAAATTGAGATTAGGGACCATATCACACTTAATTTTTCAATTACGATGCAAATTTGATTCTAATTACAGTAAATCCAACATGATCTTGGCCAATCCTGCCAGGATTCTTACATTGTTCAGTATAAAAGATTGTGCTTTCTAGCTTTTACAACTTGTACACACATATATCATCACAAGTTTCTGATACAGTTTCTACACTCATGGAGTTAATTGGTGCCATGGTAATGTATTGATACCTCAAACCTAGTGATTAGGTTTGAGGCGAACTGGAAGTCCTTTTGCTGGCTCCGGAATTGGATTGAAAATCATCTTCTCATCAGGGATAATTTTCTCCCATTTGAACATATTAACCACATGGTGCATAAAAACAAGTATCTCCAATCGAGCGTACTCTTTGCCGGGGCACATTCGAGGTCCACCTCCAAAAGGAACATATGTATAAGGAGCAGGTCCAGTTCCTTCAAACCTTGAAGGATCAAACTGTTCAGGATCTGGGAAATATTTGGGGTTCTTGTGTGTTGAACTCCCACTCCAATATATCTGCAAACATGTAATTGGGTAATTAATTTTAACTCATTGGTATGATACTAACTTTGAGTTAATagttacaatatataccttcCATCCCTTTGGAATGGAGAATCCTGCATAGGTGAAGTCAATTAAAGCCTCTCTAAAAGCTCCCTGAAGGGGTGGGACAAGTCTCATTACTTCACATGCTACATTCCATGAGTACTTCATCTTTTTAATATCTTCCCAATTTAGCAATTCTCCAGGTTCTTTTGATGCAGCAATCTCTCTTTGCTCTGTTATCAAAGTATAAAGGAGAAAGGGTTATATGGTGACAAACAGGccctgatcctctactgccgagctgcccagcaagaccctactgccaagacacagcaaggcgataaattaccgccttacccctaccagaacgccttgcccgagtgggggtaaggtggtctttgcgTGTGGTCCTATATCTACGCAGCACAGGCAGGATGGGCAGCTGCACCATAGACGATCTGCATCCGGTATTGGATGGGGGAAAATGATCACATTTGGATCTGAAATTTGATGTATAGTCTATTCAGACCATCATATCCTAGATATCCTTAGGTTAAACCATCAATTTGAACCAAATCGAATAAATTATATTCCTTTTTAATGTATTAATGAATGTGAATGataagttcttttcttttctaatgttTGGAAAAGATTTTGTGGAGTATGGCCTTAACaaacatggatttttttttcttttgtcggTGATGATATAAAGTTTGTCCaaataaatcaattaaaaacatGACCAAAACCGAATAGTGTACCGATTATAAAACCATataaaaattgaaccaaaatcaaaccatgCCAGTTCGGTTATGATTTGTAAAAGAGCCCCtattcgattttggtttggttttgttttccaCATGTTGTATTTTGAACTGAACCAAcccaaaatcaaattaaaatattaaaaccgAATTAATCGACACCGATTTGTATGCAGGGGGTCCACATGCCAAGAAAGAGATTAATTAGTAAGTTCAGGAACGACAATAAAACAGGTATGATTATGTATGGCAATTAAACAGGTTATACGagaataatacttttcaaaaattcgatATAATAAAACGCGTATGGCAATAATACGGTACCTGTTTAATATGGTCAGCTTGTAAGAGAAAATATGAGTACATATTCACTATGTAAGAGATATGCACCACTTAATAAACAATACAATAGCATGTAGACaatattttttatcaaaaaaaaaaaaaaaaaaaaaaagcacacaACTGAAATAAAGACAATAAATTATCCCTTATTTCAATTCAAAATGCATCATGCAAAGCATAATATCTTCCAACTTCCTCACATTTCAGCCTTGGATGTAGACACGTTGGTCGCTAGTGAACATAAATAGGAATGGAGacggaggagaagaagaagaaggggaacaGCTGCAATAGATTTTGTGTTTTGCGAGTTGAGATCGAGAAGAGGCCCAAAGGAAAGGGATTGgggtttttgttttgattttttttttttcatgtaacAAACTTATTTAAAATGTATAATATGATTAACCATgtaaaattaaaggaaaatctTCAGATTAAATCTAATTAAGGGCATAGGAGCTAaaggtgtcaaaaccaaaccaaaccgtttatcGAAACAGACCGAACCATTTAAATCGAAACTGGTAGACTGTTTAGTTAAATGATGgggttatggttttagaaatgataCCATTTATTTAATcagttcggttcgattttgactGATTAATCCAATGGTTTCAAATCatgtaatccaattaaaatcgaTTATAATCAAACCGTCTAACTGTttaaaaacttaatttttttttttttttttgataaactaaAAGTCAAAACCTAGCAAGTAGCTACTACTATGCAGTCacgtttcttcattaatgatatcctttttttcaaaaaaaactaataacttagtaaTAATAACTAATAACTAGTATTAGTAAATAGAGTATAAATGTGTATGGAACCGTCTAATTGAAACCGTGTCAAACTGCAAAGAACTATTTAATCGAAACCGTTTACCAAACGGTCTAgattttgattatgagaccgtttagttaaacggtccGACTACGTTTTCTACCCTCGAGCagtcaaaaccaaatcaaaccgaaccgtttaattGAAatcggaccgtttaacacccttaatagGACCTCTAATTTATTTCTAATTCAAAGATGAATAGTACTTACCTTTCAACACCTCATCATAGACTTTTGGTAGCTCTGCAAGATATTTCATGGTGGAGGTTATGACAGAACTTGTAGTGTCATGACCACCAATTAGTAACCCAAGAATTTTATCTGCAATATCCATCTCTTTCATGAACTGCCCACTCTCATTGGTCATTGTAAGCATATGTGACAATATATCTTGTGTTGGTGAAATCATATTCTCCAACaaatccttctttctcttcttgattATCTTTAACAACGCTTCTCGTATAATTTCTGCTGCTTTGATCCCACTATTAAAGGGTGTCCCAGGGAAATTAATAGCCATAGATATGATCCCAGTCGCTAAGACATGAAAATATTTGGCAAATGTTGCGACATGATCAGGATCTTCAATGCTTATGAACAATCTACAAGCCAATGAAAAGGTATAACTCTTAACCAGAGGATACACCATGACCACTTCTTTATTAGTCCAATTAGTTtccaaatgtctcctggtagtcaaatCCATAATTCCAAGATACTGTTGTAGCGCCTCGGGCTTTAAAAAACCCGGGAGCAGCTTACGCAGTTTCTTGGATTCCTCAATAGTAGAGGTTTGGAGAGAAGAGGGGAAGATCTTCTCAACTGAGCGTGGCCACCAAGAAGCGACAAGCTTGTTCTCATTGGAGAAGAGAAACTTATTCCCAATAGGACCACAAAAGGCTATGAAGTATTCCCCTAGCAATGAAGTCTTAAAGATTTCAGTCGAGTACTTGTTCATCCTATCAGTGATGAATTTCTCCGGCGACCCTTTCCGTCCCATTGAGAAGAACTCAACACTTTCACCAATGACAGGCCATCCTAATCTTCCCGGAGGCAGGTGAGCACCATTGATACGCTTGTATTTTAAGGTGAAGAAGTGAACTGAGAATGCGAGGAAGAGAATTGTTAGGAGGAGCAGGGAGAGAAACAAGAGCTCCATATTAGTAATCTTGGAATGGGAAGTCACAAGGTGTGACTTGTGAGTGGGTTATATTGGTTTCCTATCGTGACATACGATATTCATGATAAGCAACAAATCCAACTgaatggtgtttttttttttttttgggtaacaacATGTAGAATGGTTTGGTCCCTCGGGTTTCTGTTCCTTGGATTTAGGCCCATCCCTTTGTGTACTCATTTAGTTAGttgtgactttttttttttggtagatagtTGTGAAGTTGATGTGAATGAAATAAATGATTTTAGGAAATTCTTGGTATGTTATCCCAAGAATATGGTCATTTCACTGCCCCATATGTAAGGATAGGTCAAAAGTGGCAAAAAATTGgttggaggctctggtttggaCTCCAGCAAAGGGAAAGAGCGATTAGTATACGGATTCAGGCAGCACACACTGACGCTACACCCACagatacaccggctctaggccttggagggtactcatcatcGTTACGGGAAACCTTCGAGGGAAGGACAcaatgaggtgtctacagtcATCTCAATTCATTCTCTTATATTAAACCTTTTCTAAAATCAGAATTCTCTACCAATTGCCCGGTTTGGTTGAAGGAATCAAGTGGAACTCATCCTTGCTTCCAAgtcctaggtaatctctctaacctgatcaaaattttgtttccttAATTCCTTCTCGAATCCAAAACCCTAGTGCTTAGCCCAATTCTGAAACAAGAACTCAAATGCCTAACTTATATGCATGTCAATTAACCTTAAATTGTGAAATTAAACCCAATCTACTTAATACATACTTAATTCGAGCCTAACATTATTTTAACAAAATTACTAACCATGCTTCACTGTTATGCTTGAATTGGAGCATTGGTAACCAATTCCAGCCATGCATGGCTGAATCCATGAACTTGGGACACAAAACCCATGCATGCCCCCATTCCCCAAATCAAAACATCAGATTATCCCTTTCCCTTAGCCAAATTAAGCTACATGGACCCAATTCTATGTGTGGCCACCATTCTGATAAGCAATTGGTTAAAATCTAGTCAACTCCTCCCCCCCGAACCCCTGTTTCGATCTTGATTTTGTTTGCTGCAAAATCTCTGGTTGACTAATCCCATCCACTTGAGAATGACCATCTCAGGAAAATTATGAGCCTAAATACTATATCACTCTGGTCAATGTCATTGGTCAACCACTCCCATCGACCAGAGTTGTTGTCAagtctgattttgattctgaacctaacctaaccctaataCTATCCTTGGGCCCCACCTACACTTAGACACTTTTTAATACATGTGTATGGTCTATTAATCTTAGGATAGAATCGTTTGATCGTTGAGACCTATTGGCAACTGACTCGAGAACCAATTCAACTTCGCGATCCCAAATACAACAAGGTGGGTGGGGATAGacaattaatttctttttttgggaatgtttatttcatttagttATTTTGTTAGGTGTCATGCATATGTATGAGATTCATTCTTATATATTATTTGAAACTGTTCCATTGATTTATTCTTGTTTATGGCATATGAATTATGGAACTATGGATGGTTATTGATGTGATGGTATGGTGTGTTGGAATGTGAATCATTGCTATGCTAGTCTAGATGTCGTATTCGGCTTGGAAACGAAGAGTATGGTGTGTCGtacgtagtatgggatgcgggagcactgtacacatCGTACTATACCATTTAATATGTAAAAGGTTAAGAATGTCAAACCctggtgctacaacccttaccaacatgtgtacaggtgttgggtgatcatagctccctgatGTCTGAGGAGTTGGTTGTTACCCAGGATAGGgtaggctatgattatcggggtttgccaatGGGTGGTATGTGAGACCATGACCTGTAAGGGCTCCCAGGGTAATGGCTACGGACTCGGTGCGATAAGGTGCAGAAGAAGCCGTGAATGTTTCCCCAGTTGTTACCGTAGCATAAACTTAGAGACTTAGACATTGTTGTTTGGTGGAATTAAGATTAAAACTGAATCCCATGCATATAGGATCTTGTGTTTGCGAATGCTTGTATGGTTTATCTTCATTCACTAGGGTCCATGGAACTCATCCCTGTGGAATtccttttttttagatgatcttgcaggtagATTTTATGGTGGCTGAGAGGATTACTTCGAGGAGGAGGTTGATGGTAATTGTGAGCATGTTGGTTTGGACCCAAAGGGGTGTGATCCCTATCACGCGAGTGATTAGGATATCCCTGGAAGACAGGGTTTGATGACGAGAACCTCTCTTCTTGTTTCATTTTGATGTTTTCCTTACATTCTTTTGATAACTGAAGATCCATTGTAAATACTAGTTAGGGTTACATGTTCGCCTTTGGGGCTGTTCATATGATGTAACTGAATGTGGGAAATGGGAAAAACAATGTAACTAGGATCTTTGTGTAAATACTAACTTTTAGCGTACTCTGATCTATGAAATATTTCGTTATCTTGTTCTTTGGAAATGCTTGTGAGTTGTATTTACTGTATCCGGATCCTGGAGATATTTGAATACAacgggtattcgggtcaactggcggatcctcccaggggtgatttCGGGGTGTGACATGTAAAGTCCCAAACCGTTGATATCAAACTTTAGATT
This sequence is a window from Telopea speciosissima isolate NSW1024214 ecotype Mountain lineage unplaced genomic scaffold, Tspe_v1 Tspe_v1.0599, whole genome shotgun sequence. Protein-coding genes within it:
- the LOC122648217 gene encoding beta-amyrin 28-monooxygenase-like → MELLFLSLLLLTILFLAFSVHFFTLKYKRINGAHLPPGRLGWPVIGESVEFFSMGRKGSPEKFITDRMNKYSTEIFKTSLLGEYFIAFCGPIGNKFLFSNENKLVASWWPRSVEKIFPSSLQTSTIEESKKLRKLLPGFLKPEALQQYLGIMDLTTRRHLETNWTNKEVVMVYPLVKSYTFSLACRLFISIEDPDHVATFAKYFHVLATGIISMAINFPGTPFNSGIKAAEIIREALLKIIKKRKKDLLENMISPTQDILSHMLTMTNESGQFMKEMDIADKILGLLIGGHDTTSSVITSTMKYLAELPKVYDEVLKEQREIAASKEPGELLNWEDIKKMKYSWNVACEVMRLVPPLQGAFREALIDFTYAGFSIPKGWKIYWSGSSTHKNPKYFPDPEQFDPSRFEGTGPAPYTYVPFGGGPRMCPGKEYARLEILVFMHHVVNMFKWEKIIPDEKMIFNPIPEPAKGLPVRLKPNH